One stretch of Prunus persica cultivar Lovell chromosome G1, Prunus_persica_NCBIv2, whole genome shotgun sequence DNA includes these proteins:
- the LOC18793948 gene encoding mitogen-activated protein kinase kinase 9: MALIRQRRQLNLRLPLPEPSECRPCFSVPLPPITAITNNSSFGTISAADLEKLQVLGHGNSGTVYKVNHKRTSTTYALKLVHGDSNDPTVRRQLFREMEILRLTDSPHIVRCHAIFEKPSGDIGILMEYMDSGTLETLLKAQGTFSEPNLAPVARQVLNGLNYLHTNKIIHRDIKPANVLVNSNMEVKIADFGVSKILCRTLDACNSYVGTCAYMSPERFDPDTYGGNYSGYAGDIWSLGLTLMELYMGHFPLLPPGQRPDWATLMCAICFGEPPSLPEGVSEEFRSFMECCLQKESEKRWTAAQLLTHPFISKDPSISVS; this comes from the coding sequence ATGGCTCTCATTCGACAACGCCGCCAGCTTAATCTCCGCCTCCCCTTGCCCGAACCCTCTGAGTGCCGCCCATGTTTCTCCGTTCCCCTCCCTCCCATCACCGCCATCACAAACAACTCTTCCTTCGGCACTATCTCCGCCGCCGATCTCGAGAAACTCCAAGTCCTCGGCCACGGTAACAGCGGCACCGTCTACAAGGTAAATCACAAGCGGACATCCACGACCTACGCTCTCAAACTCGTCCATGGCGACTCCAACGACCCCACAGTACGCCGTCAGCTCTTCCGCGAGATGGAGATCCTCCGCCTCACCGACTCTCCCCACATTGTCCGCTGCCACGCTATCTTTGAGAAGCCGTCGGGAGATATCGGGATCCTCATGGAGTACATGGACTCCGGCACCCTCGAGACCTTGCTTAAAGCCCAAGGCACCTTCTCCGAGCCCAATCTTGCCCCCGTCGCCCGCCAAGTTCTTAACGGCCTCAACTACCTCCACACCAACAAGATCATCCACCGCGACATCAAACCCGCCAATGTTTTGGTGAACAGCAACATGGAAGTGAAAATCGCCGACTTTGGCGTGAGCAAGATCCTGTGCCGGACCTTGGACGCCTGCAATTCCTACGTGGGTACTTGTGCTTACATGAGCCCGGAAAGATTCGACCCGGATACTTACGGCGGCAATTACAGTGGCTACGCCGGTGACATATGGAGCCTAGGGCTGACCCTGATGGAGCTTTACATGGGTCACTTTCCGTTGTTGCCTCCCGGTCAGAGACCCGACTGGGCCACGCTTATGTGCGCCATATGTTTCGGAGAGCCGCCGAGCCTGCCAGAGGGGGTGTCGGAGGAGTTTCGGAGTTTCATGGAGTGTTGCTTGCAGAAGGAGTCCGAAAAGCGATGGACCGCCGCTCAGCTTTTGACCCACCCGTTCATCTCTAAAGATCCGAGTATATCCGTTTCCTGA
- the LOC18789215 gene encoding probable xyloglucan endotransglucosylase/hydrolase protein 23: MVSASASNVSAILLLFLSIISTSRVAFCGKFYQDFYITWGGDDHSKMLNNGELLTVSLDNVSGSAFESYNQYLYAKIDMQIKLVAGNSAGTVTTFYLSSTGSYHDEIDFEFLGNLSGDPYILHTNVFCQGKGNREQQFYLWFDPTADFHTYSILWNPQNIIFLVDGLPIRQFKNLESYGIPFPNYQPMRLYSSLWNADNWATRGGLVKIDWTQSPFTASYMNFNADGCIWSYGTSSCDSNSPNSNANKGAWYWEKLDYSDQGKMAWVQNNYMIYNYCTDTKRFPQGFAPECYLTNLP, encoded by the exons ATGgtttctgcttctgcttcgAATGTTTCCGCCATTTTACTGCTTTTCCTTTCCATAATCAGCACTTCTAGGGTTGCATTTTGTGGCAAGTTTTATCAAGATTTTTACATAACATGGGGAGGGGATGATCATTCTAAAATGCTCAACAATGGAGAGCTCCTAACTGTCTCTCTTGACAATGTTAGTGGCTCAGCTTTTGAGTCATATAATCAATATCTATATGCAAAGATAGATATGCAAATTAAGCTTGTTGCTGGAAACTCTGCTGGCACTGTCACTACCTTCTAT TTATCCTCAACAGGTTCATATCATGATGAGATAGACTTTGAATTCTTGGGGAACCTTAGTGGTGACCCTTACATACTTCATACTAATGTGTTCTGCCAAGGCAAGGGCAACAGAGAGCAGCAATTCTACCTTTGGTTTGACCCCACTGCAGATTTTCACACGTACTCTATACTTTGGAATCCCCAAAACATCAT CTTCTTGGTTGATGGCCTCCCCATTAGGCAGTTCAAGAACCTTGAGTCTTATGGTATTCCATTCCCCAACTACCAGCCTATGAGGTTATACTCCAGTCTCTGGAATGCTGATAACTGGGCCACAAGAGGTGGACTGGTGAAGATAGATTGGACCCAATCACCCTTCACTGCATCCTACATGAATTTCAATGCTGATGGTTGCATTTGGTCTTATGGAACTTCTTCTTGTGATTCAAATTCTCCAAATTCCAATGCCAACAAAGGAGCATGGTACTGGGAGAAGCTTGATTATTCAGATCAAGGGAAGATGGCATGGgtgcaaaataattatatgatCTACAATTACTGCACAGACACAAAGAGATTCCCTCAAGGCTTTGCTCCAGAATGCTATCTCACCAATTTGCCCTAG
- the LOC18791059 gene encoding probable xyloglucan endotransglucosylase/hydrolase protein 23 — protein MATILCPPNYVLLISLMVGCFVAASASNFYQDFQVTWGDGRGKILNNGELLTLSLDKASGSGFQSKNEYLYGKIDMQIKLVPGNSAGTVTAYYLRSEGSSWDEIDFEFLGNLSGDPYIVHTNVFSQGKGNKEQQFYLWFDPTADFHTYSILWNAQHIVLYVDGTPIREFKNSESIGVPYPKNFPMRIYSSLWNADDWATRGGLVKTDWTQAPFTASYRNFNADNACVWWSSGSTSCTSSNSNSTRSVLLSEELDSTGQERLQWVQKNYMVYNYCTDTKRFPQGLPPECTANKS, from the exons ATGGCTACAATTTTATGTCCTCCAAATTATGTTCTACTAATTTCCCTCATGGTTGGCTGTTTCGTGGCTGCCTCTGCTAGCAACTTCTACCAGGATTTTCAGGTTACGTGGGGCGATGGGCGCGGAAAGATTCTCAACAACGGGGAACTTCTTACTCTCTCGCTTGACAAGGCCTCTGGCTCTGGCTTCCAGTCCAAAAATGAATATCTCTATGGAAAGATTGATATGCAAATCAAGCTTGTCCCTGGTAACTCTGCTGGCACTGTCACGGCCTATTAT CTGCGCTCAGAAGGGTCTTCATGGGATGAGATAGACTTTGAGTTCTTGGGGAATCTTAGCGGTGATCCTTATATTGTTCACACAAATGTTTTCAGCCAGGGCAAAGGCAACAAAGAGCAGCAGTTCTACCTCTGGTTTGACCCCACTGCTGATTTCCACACATATTCGATTCTTTGGAATGCCCAACATATTGT CCTCTATGTTGATGGCACACCCATTAGAGAGTTCAAGAACTCGGAGTCGATTGGTGTTCCATACCCAAAGAACTTTCCCATGAGGATATATTCAAGCCTCTGGAACGCTGATGACTGGGCTACAAGAGGAGGTCTGGTCAAGACAGATTGGACCCAAGCTCCTTTCACTGCTTCATACAGGAATTTCAATGCGGACAATGCCTGTGTATGGTGGTCCTCTGGTTCCACTTCTTGCACTTCTTCAAATTCTAACTCAACCAGGTCTGTTTTGCTCTCAGAAGAATTAGACTCCACCGGCCAAGAGAGGCTTCAGTGGGTGCAAAAGAATTACATGGTTTACAATTATTGCACAGACACAAAGCGATTTCCACAGGGCCTCCCTCCAGAATGCACAGCCAACAAATCTTAG
- the LOC18789609 gene encoding NAC transcription factor 29: protein MEKQSISSKASIVTKNGSDLHGGHTGSYDSYYDDASYFDSIPPGYRFKPLDGELVAIYLRKKIANEPLPPNKIHDVELYRFNPDTLSEIYESYGEDEMYFFTSRDKKYPNGARPNRAAGDGYWKATGVKKIVKFEDVEVGSKTSLVFYRGKPPHGDKTDWKMHEFQVNAPPKRKDRNDMRLDDCVLCRIYNKHNHSKDSNQSNNNGVEIQEQHNVGSNSQDNAHVSGEVVDHPPANSHELTSLLSNQKCYYNTDQSENLNSANCIGFDGPFGVVSISSALPFQNPQQFNGYQKRQRFCDLPSEFYTNYDQWLNDTAKDLTH from the exons ATGGAGAAGCAAAGTATAAGTAGCAAAGCTTCCATTGTCACCAAGAATGGCAGTGATCTCCATGGAGGACATACTGGCAGTTATGATTCTTATTATGATGATGCTTCTTACTTCGATTCAATTCCACCGGGGTATAGATTCAAACCCTTGGATGGAGAACTTGTTGCTATCTACTTGAGGAAGAAAATCGCCAACGAACCATTGCCTCCGAATAAGATTCATGATGTTGAACTGTACAGATTCAACCCAGACACACTGTCAG AAATTTACGAGTCATATGGAGAAGATGAGATGTACTTCTTCACATCAAGGGACAAAAAGTACCCTAATGGTGCACGTCCGAACCGAGCAGCAGGGGATGGATACTGGAAAGCTACTGGGGttaaaaaaatagtgaagTTTGAGGATGTTGAAGTTGGTAGCAAGACATCACTGGTTTTCTACAGAGGAAAACCTCCCCATGGTGACAAGACAGACTGGAAGATGCATGAATTCCAAGTCAATGCTCCTCCCAAGAGAAAAGACAGAAATGACATGAGG CTTGATGACTGTGTTTTGTGTAGGATATATAACAAACACAACCACTCGAAAGATTCGAACCAATCGAATAATAATGGTGTCGAAATTCAGGAACAACACAATGTTGGAAGTAATTCACAAGACAATGCACATGTTTCTGGTGAAGTAGTCGATCATCCTCCAGCAAACTCACATGAGCTAACTTCTTTGTTGTCTAACCAGAAGTGTTATTACAATACTGATCAATCAGAAAATCTCAACAGTGCAAATTGTATAG GTTTTGATGGTCCTTTTGGAGTGGTATCAATTTCATCAGCGCTTCCATTCCAGAATCCTCAGCAATTCAATGGGTATCAAAAACGTCAACGTTTTTGCGATTTACCATCAGAATTTTATACTAACTATGACCAATGGCTCAATGACACAGCCAAAGACTTAACCCACTGA